A genomic segment from Psychrobacter arcticus 273-4 encodes:
- a CDS encoding IS3 family transposase (programmed frameshift), which yields MKKTRFSDNQIVNILKQAEQGVPIAELCREHNVGQSTFYNWRSKYGGMDASLIARLKELEVENARLKKMYAEERLKSDILQDAMFKKVVAPLGRKALASHYIKDYGISIRRACLIFNISVTCYYHKSAASDENKQIADLLIELTTQNKNWGFGLCFLTLRNVIGLPYNHKRVYRIYCELELNLRIKPKRRIKRVKPVPLAVPVEPNQSWSMDFMHDALTDGRAFRLFNVIDDYNREALTVEIDFSLPAQRVIRSLNQLIECRGRPDQLRCDNGPEYISNALKDWALEQGITISYIEPGNPQQNAYVERYNRTMRYDWLNQELFTYLDQVREQAEDWLYHYNNERPNMGNGGFTPIQKLNQAA from the exons ATGAAAAAGACACGCTTTAGCGACAACCAAATCGTCAACATCCTCAAACAAGCAGAACAAGGCGTACCTATTGCTGAGCTGTGCCGCGAGCACAATGTCGGTCAAAGTACCTTCTACAACTGGCGTTCAAAGTATGGCGGCATGGATGCCTCTTTGATTGCGCGTTTAAAAGAACTTGAAGTTGAAAATGCTCGTCTTAAAAAGATGTATGCCGAAGAGCGTCTCAAGTCAGATATCCTACAGGATGCTATGT TCAAAAAAGTGGTAGCGCCGCTTGGGCGCAAAGCATTAGCTAGTCACTATATTAAAGATTATGGCATCAGTATCCGCAGGGCTTGCTTGATCTTTAATATCAGCGTGACCTGCTATTATCATAAGTCTGCGGCTTCTGACGAGAATAAGCAAATAGCTGACTTGCTTATAGAGCTGACCACCCAGAATAAGAACTGGGGCTTTGGGTTGTGCTTCTTAACCCTGCGTAATGTGATTGGACTACCTTACAATCATAAGCGTGTGTATCGCATCTACTGCGAGCTTGAATTAAACCTTAGAATCAAACCTAAGCGCCGTATTAAACGCGTTAAACCCGTACCACTTGCCGTACCTGTAGAACCGAATCAAAGCTGGAGCATGGACTTCATGCATGATGCTTTAACCGATGGCAGGGCATTTAGACTGTTTAATGTCATTGATGATTACAACCGAGAAGCCTTAACGGTTGAGATTGATTTCTCACTACCAGCCCAAAGAGTCATACGTAGCTTAAATCAGCTGATTGAATGTCGAGGTCGCCCTGATCAATTAAGATGTGATAACGGCCCTGAATATATCAGTAATGCGCTCAAAGACTGGGCCTTAGAACAAGGCATTACGATAAGCTATATTGAACCTGGCAATCCACAACAAAACGCCTATGTGGAGCGCTATAATAGAACCATGCGCTATGATTGGCTAAATCAGGAGTTGTTTACATATTTAGATCAAGTCAGAGAGCAAGCTGAAGACTGGTTATACCACTATAATAATGAGCGCCCTAATATGGGTAATGGCGGCTTTACGCCTATACAGAAACTAAACCAGGCAGCTTAA
- a CDS encoding PaaI family thioesterase: MSATKEEIVAFMALEFPQTKCRVEAVGDNGSTLSHDIGINELRPGSTVSGPVLMSIADVAIYVAILGKIGVVPLTVTTSLTINFLRKPSAEARIIAKCTLLKTGRTLIVGEVSLYSEGSSELVAHVVGTYSVPPKHD, from the coding sequence ATGTCTGCGACCAAAGAAGAGATAGTTGCCTTTATGGCATTAGAGTTTCCTCAAACCAAATGTAGGGTTGAAGCAGTAGGTGACAATGGTTCGACCTTATCACATGATATTGGTATAAATGAGCTGCGTCCTGGTAGTACGGTCTCTGGCCCTGTATTGATGAGCATTGCTGATGTCGCAATTTATGTAGCGATACTTGGTAAGATTGGTGTTGTACCGTTGACAGTGACGACGAGCCTTACCATCAATTTTTTGCGTAAACCATCAGCAGAAGCTCGTATTATTGCTAAGTGCACCTTGCTAAAAACAGGTCGCACGCTCATCGTAGGTGAGGTTTCTTTGTACTCAGAAGGCTCTAGCGAATTGGTCGCACATGTTGTTGGCACATATTCCGTACCACCCAAGCATGATTAA
- a CDS encoding SMP-30/gluconolactonase/LRE family protein: protein MSKYESEVVVDGFHYLEGPRWYKDALWFVDFYTKGVYRVNDESVAEKIVHVEQQPSGLGWLPDGRMLIVSMKDRKVLRLEDNGELVVHADIWDHCEGHANDMVVAPNGNAYVGNFGFDLMGGADHKQTGLVLVKPDGNSQIVAEGLAFPNGMVISADEKTLIVNELFGNKISQFDINADGTLGEKRDFANFGDLGDEPNLGARIENANILPDGLALDSEGAVWIADTLNQRAVRISEGGEILDIVNTAPDGIFAVALGGQNGKTLFMCAAPDWDEASRTAETKGRMLSTQVKVGHAGTP from the coding sequence ATGTCAAAATATGAGTCAGAAGTGGTTGTTGATGGATTTCATTACCTAGAAGGACCTCGCTGGTATAAAGATGCTTTATGGTTTGTCGATTTTTATACTAAAGGTGTTTATCGTGTCAATGATGAAAGCGTTGCAGAAAAGATTGTCCATGTAGAACAACAGCCATCTGGTTTAGGTTGGCTTCCTGACGGTCGTATGCTTATCGTCTCTATGAAAGATCGTAAAGTCTTACGTTTAGAGGACAATGGTGAGTTAGTCGTTCATGCTGATATCTGGGATCATTGTGAGGGGCATGCTAATGATATGGTCGTTGCGCCTAATGGCAATGCTTATGTTGGGAATTTCGGTTTTGACTTGATGGGTGGGGCTGACCATAAACAAACTGGTCTTGTATTGGTTAAACCTGATGGTAATTCTCAGATTGTGGCAGAAGGTTTGGCCTTTCCAAATGGCATGGTTATTTCTGCAGATGAAAAAACTTTGATCGTTAATGAGCTGTTTGGCAATAAAATATCACAGTTCGATATTAATGCAGACGGCACTCTGGGAGAAAAACGTGACTTTGCTAATTTTGGAGATTTAGGGGATGAGCCGAATTTAGGCGCGCGTATAGAGAACGCAAATATCTTACCTGATGGTCTCGCACTAGATAGCGAGGGTGCTGTTTGGATTGCAGATACTTTGAACCAGCGTGCTGTTCGTATTAGTGAAGGTGGTGAAATTTTAGACATAGTTAATACTGCACCTGACGGTATTTTTGCTGTTGCTCTTGGCGGACAAAACGGCAAAACATTGTTTATGTGTGCGGCACCTGACTGGGATGAGGCGTCACGTACCGCTGAGACTAAAGGTCGTATGCTATCTACACAAGTTAAAGTTGGGCATGCTGGTACGCCCTAG
- a CDS encoding iron-containing alcohol dehydrogenase: MIGIEFYTNGHIVSEADSMRQKLGDLAKQYYATSAIIITDAGISELGYVDIARKSLEKAGANVVVFDSVVADPPIEVVEEAIELARANQCDLVIGLGGGSSIDTAKIVALYPNEFESVNELLEADISGFKKMPLFAIPTTAGTGAEATFVSVITAKDGSKKAIYTPKILPDVAILDATLTLKLPRHITAATALDAMVHCIEAYTSRTKKNPISDALAVKGLQMLWSNFDKVLNHGDDIDARTEMLLGSTLAGIAFVNASVAAVHGLSYPLSINFHVPHGHANALVMCGVFNFNLPVAAPLYAELARAVMPIETSGMNDLEAANQFINQLRDFLKTSGLKYRLNELDITEQDIPALADIVINTYARLIETNPMNMSLEEVKMIYKEIL, translated from the coding sequence ATGATAGGAATAGAGTTTTATACTAACGGACACATCGTTAGCGAAGCTGACAGCATGCGCCAAAAGCTAGGGGATTTAGCAAAGCAATACTATGCAACATCTGCCATTATTATTACAGACGCTGGCATCTCTGAGCTGGGCTACGTTGATATCGCACGGAAGTCTTTAGAGAAGGCCGGTGCTAATGTCGTTGTTTTCGATAGTGTCGTTGCTGATCCACCTATTGAAGTCGTCGAAGAAGCTATCGAACTTGCCAGAGCGAACCAGTGTGATTTGGTCATCGGCTTAGGAGGTGGCAGCTCTATTGATACTGCGAAAATTGTCGCGCTATACCCCAATGAATTTGAGTCGGTCAATGAGCTTTTAGAGGCAGATATTAGTGGTTTTAAAAAAATGCCGCTGTTTGCGATTCCCACCACTGCAGGTACTGGCGCAGAAGCTACCTTTGTATCTGTAATCACAGCAAAAGATGGCAGCAAAAAAGCCATATACACGCCTAAAATCTTACCTGATGTCGCGATTTTAGATGCAACGCTTACCCTTAAGCTTCCTCGCCATATCACTGCTGCCACTGCTCTAGATGCTATGGTTCATTGCATTGAAGCTTACACGAGCCGCACTAAGAAGAACCCCATTTCAGATGCACTGGCTGTTAAAGGCTTGCAAATGCTGTGGAGCAATTTTGACAAAGTGCTCAATCACGGCGATGACATTGATGCTCGCACTGAGATGTTATTAGGTTCAACTCTAGCTGGCATTGCTTTTGTCAACGCTTCCGTAGCAGCTGTACATGGACTCTCCTACCCACTTAGCATCAACTTTCATGTACCTCATGGGCATGCTAACGCGCTCGTCATGTGCGGTGTATTTAATTTCAACTTACCGGTAGCAGCACCCCTTTATGCAGAATTAGCTCGTGCGGTGATGCCTATCGAAACTTCTGGCATGAATGATCTAGAGGCTGCCAATCAATTTATCAATCAACTAAGAGACTTCTTAAAAACAAGTGGTCTAAAGTATCGCTTAAATGAGTTAGATATAACAGAACAAGATATCCCTGCGTTAGCTGATATAGTCATTAATACTTATGCTCGTCTCATTGAAACCAATCCAATGAACATGTCTTTAGAAGAGGTAAAAATGATATACAAAGAGATACTCTAA
- a CDS encoding TRAP transporter substrate-binding protein gives MKLAPFFSIGALAAISLFGCSNHSDNSSEVASTQEVTVLRFSHFYPATADVNKEIFEPWAKKIGEDSNGRLKVEVYPSATLSKADTAYESTVKGTIDIGSQVQGYTSGRFPLTQIAELPGLSSSSTQTGCMLQTLYENGTISSEYEDSHLLFMFATGPGTLHSANKLIRTPEDMKGMRIRRPSAVAGDIIESMGASPVGLPANDIYTSLQRGVVDGLSFPWEAITTFKLDELTKYHTNIPFYSSALMMTMNKDKYESLPDDLKKVIDDNSGMALTKKVGEMWDKADLIGLQAAKDRGDEIIDVPDPLNDPDWKGPLEKGTQKYLDDVSALGLDAESVYEKAKAASLACKV, from the coding sequence ATGAAATTAGCACCTTTTTTTTCGATAGGTGCATTAGCAGCTATTAGCCTTTTTGGTTGTTCTAACCATTCTGATAATAGTAGCGAAGTTGCCTCAACTCAAGAAGTTACCGTTCTACGTTTCTCCCATTTTTATCCCGCAACTGCTGATGTAAATAAAGAAATCTTTGAGCCATGGGCCAAAAAAATTGGAGAAGATTCTAATGGGCGTCTTAAGGTTGAGGTATATCCATCGGCAACGCTCAGTAAAGCAGATACAGCTTATGAATCCACAGTAAAGGGAACGATTGACATCGGTTCTCAAGTACAGGGTTACACTAGTGGTCGGTTTCCGCTGACCCAGATTGCAGAGCTTCCCGGTTTGTCTAGCTCATCGACACAGACAGGTTGCATGCTGCAAACTCTTTATGAAAATGGCACTATATCTAGCGAATATGAAGATTCGCATCTCCTTTTCATGTTCGCTACCGGCCCTGGTACATTACATAGTGCTAATAAGCTTATTCGAACTCCCGAAGATATGAAAGGTATGCGTATCCGCAGGCCTTCTGCTGTGGCAGGCGATATTATCGAAAGTATGGGTGCCTCTCCTGTGGGTTTACCTGCAAACGATATATATACGTCTTTACAGCGCGGTGTGGTTGATGGTTTAAGCTTTCCATGGGAGGCAATCACAACTTTCAAGCTTGATGAGTTAACCAAATATCATACCAATATCCCATTTTATAGTTCTGCTCTGATGATGACTATGAATAAAGATAAATATGAAAGTTTGCCTGATGATTTAAAAAAGGTAATTGATGATAACTCGGGCATGGCGCTTACTAAGAAAGTCGGTGAAATGTGGGATAAGGCTGATTTAATAGGGCTTCAAGCGGCTAAAGATAGAGGTGATGAGATTATTGATGTTCCAGATCCGCTCAATGACCCCGATTGGAAAGGGCCTCTCGAAAAAGGCACACAAAAATACCTAGATGATGTAAGCGCATTAGGACTCGATGCTGAAAGTGTTTATGAAAAAGCAAAAGCTGCTAGTTTGGCCTGTAAGGTTTAG
- the rluF gene encoding 23S rRNA pseudouridine(2604) synthase RluF, which produces MFNASSTRLNKYISESGICSRRDADRFIEQGNVYLNGKRAAVGDQVVAGDTVKVNGQLIEPKEADDFVFIVLNKPVGIVSTTESSEKNNIVDFVRHSVRIFPIGRLDKDSQGLIFLTNNGDLVNKVLRAGNNHEKDYVVTVNKPITDSFIEGLAGGVPMLGKMTKKCPVTKVAPNVFNITLVQGLNRQIRRMCEHFGYEVVKLERTRIMNVSLKGTPVGDWRDLTPQELSVLLKSIEDSSSESSTPAKKSRNTPRKNARTDTSEKPKVSSKPKGAAKGNAKHPKDGARKPAGSKGKDWRPFSDGKKSGGKGKPATNGKRPSKGRGSSRSSKP; this is translated from the coding sequence ATGTTTAACGCTTCCTCGACTCGTTTAAATAAATACATCAGCGAAAGCGGTATTTGCTCTCGAAGAGACGCTGACCGCTTTATTGAACAAGGCAATGTGTACCTCAATGGCAAGCGTGCTGCGGTGGGTGATCAAGTGGTTGCTGGAGATACGGTGAAAGTTAACGGGCAGCTTATTGAGCCGAAAGAAGCTGATGACTTTGTTTTTATTGTATTAAATAAGCCAGTCGGCATTGTGAGCACCACGGAAAGCTCCGAAAAAAACAACATTGTTGATTTTGTCAGACATAGCGTACGTATTTTCCCGATTGGCCGTTTGGATAAAGACTCTCAGGGTTTAATCTTTTTGACTAACAACGGCGATCTGGTGAACAAGGTATTGCGTGCTGGTAATAATCACGAAAAAGATTATGTGGTGACGGTGAATAAGCCGATAACGGATAGTTTTATTGAGGGTTTGGCTGGCGGCGTGCCTATGTTAGGGAAGATGACGAAAAAATGCCCTGTTACTAAGGTGGCGCCTAACGTGTTTAACATTACGCTAGTGCAAGGTTTGAACCGTCAAATTCGTCGTATGTGTGAGCATTTTGGCTATGAAGTCGTGAAGCTTGAGCGTACACGGATTATGAATGTAAGTCTCAAGGGTACACCCGTTGGAGATTGGCGAGATTTAACCCCACAAGAGTTGTCTGTTTTACTTAAATCTATAGAAGATTCTTCTTCGGAATCCAGTACTCCGGCCAAAAAATCTCGTAATACGCCACGGAAAAATGCTCGCACTGATACCTCGGAAAAGCCGAAAGTATCTTCAAAACCAAAGGGCGCAGCAAAGGGTAATGCTAAACATCCCAAAGATGGTGCCAGAAAACCAGCGGGTTCTAAAGGTAAAGATTGGCGTCCTTTTAGTGATGGCAAAAAGTCTGGAGGCAAGGGCAAACCTGCTACGAATGGCAAGCGCCCTTCAAAAGGTCGAGGTTCTTCGCGGTCCTCAAAACCATAG
- the ppiC gene encoding peptidylprolyl isomerase PpiC codes for MARTASALHILVKHKELADDIIAKLKKGAQFDVLAKKHSTCPSGKKGGSLGEFKQGQMVQPFDKVCFSGELFTPHLVKTKFGWHVVKVLYRT; via the coding sequence ATGGCTCGTACAGCTAGCGCATTACACATTTTAGTAAAACACAAAGAACTGGCTGACGACATTATTGCCAAGCTTAAAAAAGGCGCCCAGTTTGATGTGCTGGCTAAGAAACACTCAACCTGCCCATCAGGTAAAAAAGGCGGCAGCTTAGGTGAGTTTAAACAAGGCCAAATGGTACAGCCATTTGATAAAGTCTGCTTCAGCGGCGAACTCTTCACCCCACATTTAGTGAAAACCAAATTTGGCTGGCATGTGGTTAAAGTGCTTTACAGGACGTAA
- a CDS encoding alpha-keto acid decarboxylase family protein translates to MSQQYTIADYLFDRIAEAGASEVFGVPGDFNLTFLDNIIASDKLRWVGNTNELNAGYAADGYARERGFAAMVTTFGVGELSAINATAGSFAEYAPVLHIVGAPSTALQDSKRRIHHSLGDGVFNHFIKMVEPVTVARAQITPENAASEIDRVIRLILKKHRPGYLMLSPDVARQPIYPPTTKLVDSQEDITSQAALADFKQALIAFLPNKTTTLMADLMVHRLGLQNQLKALIADTDIPYTTLSWGKTLLDENSDRWAGTYAGVASRPVVKDAVENCECLIKIGVQYTDTTTAGFSQDIDENVVVDLHYERASIAGKNFAPIALKDALKTLHEVMTSDINIVPKQFYKEVKPHEQHGKDNEAIRQDDLWHIIADHLDHNNLVFAEQGTAYFGISDVRLPEGVTCYGQPMWGSIGYTLPASLGAAIASPSKRSVLLIGDGSALLTIQEIAVMIQERINPVIVLINNDGYTVERAIHGENQRYNDIPKCDWQAMPKAFGATEENSLMLKVATAGELKASLEKAAATTDKLVMLEVIAAKHDIPPLLADISAALKPKAD, encoded by the coding sequence ATGAGTCAACAATATACCATCGCTGATTATTTGTTTGATCGTATCGCAGAAGCGGGTGCATCAGAGGTATTTGGCGTACCTGGTGATTTTAACTTAACTTTTTTAGACAATATTATCGCCTCTGATAAGCTGCGCTGGGTGGGCAATACCAATGAGTTAAATGCAGGTTACGCAGCTGATGGCTATGCACGTGAGCGTGGGTTTGCGGCGATGGTGACGACCTTTGGAGTCGGGGAGCTGTCTGCTATCAATGCCACGGCAGGCTCGTTTGCAGAGTATGCGCCAGTGCTTCATATCGTAGGCGCGCCAAGTACAGCATTACAAGATTCAAAGCGCCGCATTCATCACTCACTTGGTGATGGCGTGTTCAATCATTTTATCAAAATGGTAGAGCCGGTCACGGTAGCACGGGCGCAAATTACGCCTGAAAATGCCGCCTCAGAGATTGACCGCGTGATTCGCTTGATTCTTAAAAAGCATCGCCCTGGTTACTTAATGCTATCGCCTGATGTTGCGCGTCAACCTATTTATCCACCGACGACCAAGCTCGTTGATAGCCAAGAAGATATTACCAGTCAAGCAGCGCTGGCAGATTTTAAGCAAGCACTAATAGCGTTCTTACCAAACAAAACCACGACTCTCATGGCAGATTTGATGGTGCATCGTTTAGGGCTGCAAAATCAGCTTAAGGCTTTGATTGCTGATACTGATATTCCTTATACGACGTTATCGTGGGGCAAAACCTTACTCGATGAAAACAGCGATCGTTGGGCAGGGACTTATGCGGGCGTTGCATCGCGCCCTGTGGTCAAAGATGCGGTCGAGAACTGTGAGTGTCTGATAAAAATCGGTGTGCAATATACTGACACCACCACCGCAGGATTTAGTCAAGATATCGATGAAAATGTCGTGGTTGATTTGCATTATGAACGTGCTAGTATTGCTGGCAAAAACTTTGCGCCCATTGCCCTAAAAGATGCCCTAAAAACACTGCATGAGGTGATGACTTCAGACATTAATATTGTGCCGAAGCAGTTCTATAAAGAGGTGAAGCCGCATGAGCAACATGGCAAGGATAATGAGGCTATCCGTCAAGATGACCTCTGGCATATCATTGCCGATCATCTAGATCATAATAACTTGGTGTTTGCAGAACAGGGAACGGCATATTTTGGTATCAGTGATGTACGTCTACCAGAAGGCGTGACTTGTTATGGACAACCAATGTGGGGGTCCATTGGTTATACTTTACCGGCAAGTTTGGGTGCAGCGATTGCATCACCAAGCAAGCGCAGTGTCTTGTTGATTGGTGATGGCTCAGCGTTATTAACTATCCAAGAGATTGCAGTGATGATTCAAGAACGGATCAATCCAGTGATTGTGCTGATTAATAATGACGGCTATACCGTTGAGCGAGCGATTCATGGTGAGAACCAGCGCTATAATGACATTCCTAAATGTGATTGGCAAGCGATGCCAAAAGCCTTTGGTGCGACAGAAGAAAACAGTCTAATGCTTAAGGTAGCAACAGCGGGTGAGCTAAAAGCGTCCCTCGAAAAAGCCGCTGCTACTACGGACAAGTTGGTCATGCTAGAGGTAATAGCGGCTAAGCATGATATCCCGCCACTACTAGCTGATATCAGCGCTGCGCTTAAGCCAAAAGCTGATTAA